One segment of Olsenella uli DSM 7084 DNA contains the following:
- a CDS encoding serine/threonine-protein kinase: protein MRYRLALAPNTAKPTNEVRAVRDPSTTQAQPIRQTRPNEQLLLGRYRVMSSCGTGGFGTVLTCWDTRLQRRVAIKRMPLAIRGVYSGGAATMSEALAEARTSSMLAHPNIVTMFDFENDHDYAYLVMEYVDGMTLTELLSRVEGGTLTADECAYMVRSLCDALAFAHENGVLHLDIKPSNIMFDRSGAVKLCDFGMATLASATGYGDARGGTIGYMPPEQIEGGLVDERSDVFALAVVAWYALTGDNPFAAGTAEESLAKIERGARRKPSKANPSLAGMAEEVLLQSVSASPSGRLPSVDAFSNELVFGLGDADEGASSIRGLLEQTTDDEGDGMAERDLRALPVAYRYPWLSGCVARMGAAAGSVLVAYQALPFALGDGPQTTLMGCALVAACAAAWTPLGSILAMAACVCALANGAQDATEVLLPTALGAATLAWWIAIGRSERLAATALLAPAVLVCPGAGAGLAAMALTPLRAAFTSVLAYLFALLFRACLASGFAAGPVAQDLLGQLVTTGTWVAIAGVAAAAGAAGAIDRWRGTVASGIAGQILGLVVLVAAQVVAVRVENGGIWAAPKWSAVAIEVLLTVLLCLATHLRGPRGEGEEVEDIHELA, encoded by the coding sequence GTGCGATACAGGCTCGCTCTTGCCCCCAACACCGCCAAACCGACGAACGAGGTCAGAGCCGTGAGGGACCCATCGACCACACAGGCACAGCCCATACGACAGACTCGGCCGAACGAGCAGCTGCTCTTGGGCCGTTACCGCGTCATGTCCTCATGCGGAACGGGAGGCTTCGGCACGGTTCTGACCTGTTGGGACACCAGGCTCCAGCGTCGGGTCGCCATCAAGCGCATGCCACTCGCAATACGGGGCGTGTACAGCGGCGGGGCAGCGACCATGAGCGAAGCCCTTGCCGAGGCACGGACCTCGAGCATGCTCGCGCATCCCAACATCGTCACCATGTTTGACTTCGAGAACGACCACGACTACGCGTACCTGGTCATGGAGTACGTCGACGGCATGACGCTTACCGAGCTGCTCTCCCGCGTCGAGGGGGGCACCCTCACCGCCGACGAGTGTGCCTACATGGTTCGATCGCTCTGCGACGCCTTGGCGTTCGCCCACGAGAACGGCGTGCTGCACCTGGACATAAAGCCGTCGAACATCATGTTCGACCGTTCGGGTGCGGTCAAGCTCTGCGACTTCGGCATGGCGACGCTCGCCTCGGCCACGGGCTATGGGGACGCGCGGGGGGGCACCATCGGCTACATGCCCCCCGAACAGATCGAAGGCGGCCTGGTCGACGAGAGAAGCGACGTGTTCGCGCTCGCCGTCGTCGCCTGGTACGCACTGACGGGCGATAACCCCTTTGCAGCAGGGACGGCTGAGGAGTCCCTGGCAAAGATCGAGCGGGGGGCCCGGCGCAAGCCCTCGAAGGCGAACCCGTCCCTTGCGGGCATGGCCGAGGAGGTCCTGCTGCAGTCGGTCTCGGCCAGCCCCTCCGGGCGCCTGCCCTCTGTGGACGCGTTCTCGAATGAGCTGGTCTTTGGTCTGGGGGATGCGGATGAGGGGGCGTCGTCGATCAGGGGCCTCCTCGAGCAGACGACGGACGACGAGGGCGACGGGATGGCCGAGAGGGACCTGCGCGCCCTGCCCGTGGCCTACCGCTATCCCTGGCTCTCGGGCTGCGTGGCGCGCATGGGGGCGGCGGCGGGCAGCGTTCTCGTAGCCTACCAGGCCCTCCCCTTCGCCTTGGGCGATGGCCCACAGACCACCCTGATGGGATGCGCGCTCGTCGCGGCATGCGCCGCCGCATGGACCCCCCTGGGAAGCATACTCGCCATGGCGGCATGCGTCTGTGCCCTTGCGAACGGTGCGCAAGACGCTACGGAAGTCCTGCTCCCAACGGCCCTGGGCGCAGCGACGCTCGCGTGGTGGATCGCAATCGGCAGGTCAGAGCGACTCGCAGCCACCGCGCTGCTGGCGCCCGCGGTGCTGGTGTGCCCCGGTGCGGGGGCGGGACTGGCCGCCATGGCCCTCACTCCCCTGCGCGCCGCCTTCACGTCGGTGCTTGCGTACCTCTTCGCCCTGCTGTTCAGGGCTTGCCTGGCCTCGGGCTTCGCTGCGGGGCCCGTTGCGCAGGACCTCCTCGGCCAGCTGGTCACCACAGGCACGTGGGTCGCCATCGCGGGAGTCGCGGCTGCGGCGGGGGCAGCGGGGGCGATTGACCGCTGGAGGGGCACGGTCGCGTCGGGAATCGCGGGACAGATCCTGGGGCTCGTGGTGCTCGTGGCAGCGCAGGTCGTGGCGGTGCGAGTGGAGAATGGCGGCATATGGGCAGCTCCAAAGTGGAGTGCCGTTGCGATTGAGGTACTCTTGACTGTACTTTTGTGCCTGGCAACCCACCTGAGGGGCCCTCGAGGCGAGGGCGAGGAGGTTGAGGACATACATGAACTTGCTTAG
- the pknB gene encoding Stk1 family PASTA domain-containing Ser/Thr kinase gives MSERVLGGRYTVQDKIGTGGMAIVYRGLDNVLGRTVAIKTMLPQYAADPSFAARFKQEAQAAAALQSPYIVSVYDWGKDGDTYYIAMEYLRGTDLKSGIRKHGALDGKKVAQIGSQIAQALSVAHRHDIIHRDIKPQNIMVQPDGNIKVMDFGIARAKNSHLTTDNSVLGTAHYVSPEQTQGKELGPTTDIYSLGIVMYEAATGSVPFDGDDAISVALKQVNEQPMPPSQRNPAVDAPLEAIILKCMQKDPSDRFQSADELYHVLRDYLAGRVAAVNNATAMLPVAATTPVATPIPATTGSTAQMAAVEPLSRVKTQTATERAQAQVEERERKHRRHVVIGAIVGAIALVGIIVGLFSIFGSNNQTRPVPNLLNLTEEQALSTIAADDFFQKGTVKSQYSSTVAKGLVIDQTPDQGTNASRGTQIDIVVSKGEEPAAPVTVPDLKGMTPSEAEAALTKVGLKGQAGDSVYAEGVDVGTIATQSPAANSSAKAGDTVTYQLSKGTEQVEVPSVVGDGENGATSTLEAAGFGVTTEYEASDSVDKGYVISQSPSSGTADKGSTVTIKVSTGPTTIDASQYVGASEGSATSALQNKGVTVTVEYKSSGSHAAGTVISVSPSSTKKGGSVTLTVSSGSASGGTDTNGGGSSNNGSGGTGNNGGTPSS, from the coding sequence ATGTCAGAGAGAGTTTTGGGCGGCAGGTACACGGTTCAGGACAAGATAGGCACGGGTGGCATGGCCATCGTCTATCGCGGCCTGGACAACGTGCTCGGGCGGACCGTGGCCATCAAGACCATGCTGCCACAGTACGCTGCCGACCCCTCGTTCGCGGCCCGCTTCAAGCAGGAGGCGCAGGCCGCCGCGGCGCTCCAGAGCCCGTACATCGTCTCGGTGTACGACTGGGGCAAAGACGGGGACACCTACTACATTGCCATGGAGTACCTCCGTGGCACCGACCTCAAGAGCGGCATACGCAAGCACGGCGCCCTCGACGGCAAGAAGGTCGCCCAGATCGGCTCCCAGATCGCCCAGGCGCTCTCGGTCGCCCACCGTCACGACATCATCCACCGTGACATCAAGCCGCAGAACATCATGGTCCAGCCGGACGGCAACATCAAGGTGATGGACTTCGGCATCGCCCGTGCGAAGAACAGCCACCTGACGACGGACAACTCCGTGCTGGGAACGGCGCACTACGTCTCCCCCGAGCAGACGCAGGGCAAGGAGCTGGGTCCCACGACGGACATCTACTCGCTGGGCATCGTCATGTACGAGGCCGCAACGGGGTCGGTTCCCTTCGACGGCGACGACGCGATCTCAGTCGCGCTCAAGCAGGTCAACGAGCAGCCGATGCCCCCCAGCCAGCGCAACCCCGCCGTCGACGCCCCGCTCGAGGCCATCATCCTCAAGTGCATGCAGAAGGACCCCAGCGACCGCTTCCAGTCGGCCGACGAGCTCTACCATGTCCTGCGCGACTACCTCGCCGGACGTGTCGCCGCCGTCAACAACGCCACCGCCATGCTCCCCGTCGCCGCCACGACCCCGGTCGCGACGCCCATCCCGGCAACCACCGGCTCGACCGCGCAGATGGCGGCTGTAGAGCCGCTCAGCCGCGTCAAGACGCAGACGGCCACCGAGAGGGCGCAGGCGCAGGTCGAGGAGCGCGAGCGGAAGCACCGCCGGCACGTAGTCATCGGCGCCATAGTCGGCGCCATAGCGCTCGTTGGCATCATCGTCGGGCTCTTCTCCATCTTTGGCTCCAACAACCAGACGCGGCCGGTCCCCAACCTGCTGAACCTCACCGAGGAGCAGGCGCTCTCGACAATCGCGGCGGACGACTTCTTCCAGAAGGGCACGGTGAAGTCACAGTACAGCAGCACGGTCGCAAAGGGCCTGGTCATAGACCAGACCCCGGACCAGGGCACCAACGCCAGCAGGGGCACCCAGATAGACATCGTCGTCTCGAAGGGGGAGGAGCCCGCTGCGCCGGTCACGGTGCCCGACCTCAAGGGCATGACGCCGTCGGAGGCAGAGGCAGCCCTCACGAAGGTGGGCCTCAAGGGCCAGGCGGGCGACTCCGTCTATGCCGAGGGGGTCGACGTGGGAACCATCGCGACCCAGAGCCCCGCGGCCAACAGCTCGGCCAAGGCCGGGGACACCGTCACCTACCAGCTTTCCAAAGGTACCGAGCAGGTCGAGGTCCCAAGCGTCGTCGGTGACGGGGAGAACGGCGCCACCAGCACGCTTGAGGCCGCAGGCTTTGGCGTCACCACGGAGTACGAGGCGAGCGATAGCGTCGACAAGGGCTACGTCATCAGCCAGTCACCCTCATCGGGCACCGCCGACAAGGGATCCACCGTCACCATCAAGGTGTCCACGGGCCCCACCACCATCGACGCGTCCCAGTACGTTGGCGCAAGCGAGGGCTCTGCCACAAGTGCCCTCCAGAACAAGGGCGTCACGGTCACGGTCGAGTACAAGTCCAGTGGCAGCCACGCTGCTGGTACCGTCATAAGCGTCTCGCCCAGCTCCACCAAGAAGGGGGGGTCGGTCACCCTCACGGTCTCCAGCGGGAGCGCGTCAGGCGGCACGGACACTAACGGTGGGGGCTCCTCCAACAACGGTTCTGGAGGCACGGGGAACAATGGGGGGACGCCGTCGTCATAG
- a CDS encoding FhaA domain-containing protein: MNLLRTFESRVSDAFGGAPQGYTAPFSFRKLAKKAARELEAETYEIDGIDTAPALYTILVSSADDVAMRPLYAQLTQEITAFVEAQAQSRSYVFVGKPLARFMVDPSLRSGKFAVFAENVDASTLARLRAEEDAFLSGSMGLGGAAKAMAQDVVEAPRPVAAAAQEQPRSIPEPEGSAKGEGAAAGSGDVVPTPKGRVSVARHGTRRSDVAAIRDETAAGEFAPLVGNISSDASAGLNVIPDSVLDGVMASPAAAMDVPATQRRNVPLVNPQRAQAQAQVAVEADAPGCLLIDHQSGRTYNAKAPSTIVGRERTPGGIVLRDPNVSRRHAELSYDGGSWHLRDLGSTNGTLVNDTDVDSCILHDGDLITVGLMNLEFREG; this comes from the coding sequence ATGAACTTGCTTAGGACGTTCGAGAGTCGCGTAAGCGACGCCTTTGGCGGGGCGCCGCAGGGCTACACCGCCCCGTTCTCGTTCAGGAAGCTTGCCAAGAAGGCCGCCCGTGAACTCGAGGCCGAAACGTACGAGATCGATGGCATCGACACCGCACCGGCCCTGTACACCATCCTCGTCTCGAGCGCAGACGACGTGGCCATGAGGCCCCTGTACGCCCAGCTCACCCAGGAGATAACCGCCTTCGTCGAGGCGCAGGCGCAGTCCAGGAGCTACGTCTTCGTCGGTAAGCCCCTTGCACGCTTCATGGTCGACCCCTCGCTCAGGAGCGGCAAGTTCGCCGTGTTTGCCGAGAACGTGGACGCGTCCACCCTCGCGCGCCTGCGGGCAGAGGAGGACGCGTTCCTGTCAGGTTCCATGGGTCTGGGCGGCGCCGCAAAGGCGATGGCGCAAGACGTCGTGGAGGCGCCGCGGCCCGTCGCCGCTGCAGCGCAGGAACAGCCGAGGTCCATCCCCGAGCCCGAAGGGTCCGCAAAGGGCGAGGGGGCGGCGGCCGGCAGCGGTGACGTCGTGCCTACGCCGAAGGGCCGGGTCTCCGTCGCACGCCATGGCACGCGCCGCAGCGACGTCGCCGCCATACGCGACGAGACGGCGGCGGGTGAGTTTGCGCCGCTGGTCGGCAACATCTCCTCCGACGCCTCCGCGGGGCTCAACGTCATTCCGGACAGCGTGCTGGACGGGGTGATGGCGAGCCCTGCCGCCGCGATGGACGTCCCCGCGACCCAGCGCAGGAACGTCCCCCTGGTCAACCCCCAGCGGGCGCAGGCCCAAGCACAGGTCGCCGTTGAAGCCGATGCGCCGGGCTGCCTGCTGATCGACCACCAGAGCGGACGCACCTACAACGCGAAGGCGCCCTCGACCATCGTGGGCCGCGAGCGCACCCCGGGCGGCATCGTGCTGCGTGACCCCAACGTCTCGCGGCGGCACGCCGAGCTTAGCTATGACGGGGGCAGCTGGCACCTCAGGGACCTGGGGTCCACCAACGGGACCCTCGTGAACGACACGGACGTCGACAGCTGCATCCTGCATGACGGCGACCTCATCACTGTCGGCCTCATGAACCTCGAGTTCAGGGAGGGCTGA
- a CDS encoding phosphoribosylaminoimidazolesuccinocarboxamide synthase yields MRAMELRPDSHGKVRDIYDCGDSLLMVASDRISAFDFILPDEIPYKGEILTRISAFWFDKFSSLVPNHLVSMDVADYPEEYQRYADYLVGRSMLVKKAQTVPVEAIVRGYLTGSGKKTYDQDGTVCGIQMPVGLDEAFKLPDPIFTPSTKAALGDHDENISFDRCEELVGDRVAQQLRSASLKIYVAAADYAATRGVIIADTKFEFGYVDGRLTLIDECLTPDSSRFWPVAGYEPGKVQPSYDKQYVRDWLRANWDMTGEPPHLPQEVVEGTSRRYQEAFEIITGEKFVPMKEA; encoded by the coding sequence ATGAGAGCCATGGAGCTTCGCCCGGATTCTCACGGCAAGGTTCGCGACATCTACGATTGCGGTGACAGCTTGCTCATGGTGGCAAGCGATCGCATCAGCGCGTTTGACTTCATCCTCCCAGACGAGATCCCGTACAAGGGTGAGATCCTCACCCGCATCTCGGCGTTCTGGTTTGACAAGTTCTCTAGCCTCGTGCCCAACCACCTGGTTTCGATGGACGTCGCCGACTATCCGGAGGAGTACCAGCGCTACGCTGACTACCTCGTCGGTCGCTCGATGCTCGTCAAGAAGGCCCAGACGGTCCCCGTCGAAGCCATCGTTCGAGGCTACCTCACGGGCTCGGGCAAGAAGACCTACGACCAGGATGGTACCGTATGCGGCATCCAGATGCCGGTCGGTCTGGACGAGGCCTTTAAGCTCCCCGATCCCATCTTCACTCCCTCCACCAAGGCCGCCTTGGGCGACCACGACGAGAACATCTCGTTCGACCGCTGCGAGGAGCTGGTAGGAGATCGGGTGGCACAACAGCTGCGCAGCGCCTCGCTCAAGATCTACGTGGCGGCTGCGGACTATGCGGCGACCAGGGGGGTCATCATCGCCGACACCAAGTTCGAATTTGGTTACGTCGACGGCCGTCTTACGCTCATCGACGAGTGTCTGACCCCCGACTCGAGCCGCTTCTGGCCTGTTGCCGGCTACGAGCCCGGCAAGGTTCAGCCCAGCTACGACAAGCAATACGTACGCGATTGGCTCAGGGCCAACTGGGATATGACGGGCGAACCGCCCCACCTGCCCCAAGAGGTCGTCGAGGGAACCTCGCGACGCTACCAGGAGGCCTTCGAGATCATTACCGGTGAGAAGTTCGTTCCGATGAAGGAAGCCTAA
- a CDS encoding FHA domain-containing protein: protein MIDLVLFAGRLVLVVLLYAFLLTVAKTGIGLVRGQRRDAAIWSVDVEKGTKSLRGLHVDVLGPVVIGRAPSSDIVIDEPFVSAAHARFTLQGPALVLEDLGSTNGTLVNGHPIGQPVTLRDGDEIQIGDAIMRASRR from the coding sequence ATGATCGACCTCGTCCTGTTCGCAGGTCGTCTCGTGCTCGTCGTCCTGCTCTACGCCTTCCTCCTCACCGTCGCCAAGACGGGCATCGGCTTGGTGCGCGGACAGCGTCGTGATGCCGCCATCTGGTCCGTCGACGTGGAGAAGGGGACCAAGTCCCTGCGGGGCCTGCACGTCGACGTGCTGGGACCCGTCGTCATCGGACGCGCGCCGTCCTCGGACATCGTGATAGACGAGCCGTTCGTCTCCGCAGCACACGCGCGCTTCACCCTACAGGGCCCGGCACTCGTCCTCGAGGACCTGGGCTCAACCAACGGGACCCTCGTGAACGGCCACCCCATCGGGCAGCCGGTGACGCTGCGCGACGGGGACGAGATACAGATCGGTGACGCGATCATGCGTGCGAGCCGCCGATGA
- a CDS encoding DUF6724 family protein yields MEAIGNFFGWLFGTRAGVGALVLGGIVVFVVIAFVLERRTRRRYRNHRKTDSDWDLFDDEDDESGWSEFEEDNK; encoded by the coding sequence ATGGAGGCTATCGGCAACTTCTTCGGCTGGCTGTTTGGCACACGGGCCGGCGTGGGAGCTTTGGTCCTCGGGGGCATCGTCGTCTTCGTGGTCATCGCGTTCGTCCTTGAGCGTAGGACGCGACGGCGCTACAGGAACCATCGCAAGACCGATAGCGACTGGGACCTCTTCGACGACGAAGATGACGAGTCTGGCTGGAGCGAGTTCGAGGAGGACAACAAGTAG
- a CDS encoding Stp1/IreP family PP2C-type Ser/Thr phosphatase — MTGIPLHRTDFETMLSGHGRKEPVNSPGHDTLPLESREGGDARSGATSSIAWGARTDVGLVRGHNEDSFLVQPPVFAVCDGMGGHAAGEVASSISVQTIGARAPIHADDVLLGAAVEAANAAVIEGAAQGLGKPGMGCTASCVHIEGSKVAVAHVGDSRIYLLHQGTLVRLTHDHSYVEELVDAGEITADEARVHPSRSVITRALGSDPDMYADHFTLDISAGDRIVLCSDGLSSMVEDSEIEAIAVSSALPQTAADNLVAAALEAGGHDNVTVVVVDVNDDGLAEVHRRQRRRWLFDAGVVGLVLAAALIGVSAAFVNASWYLADHNGTVAVYHGVQGDILGFQLSSLSSTSSVETKDLPTSVQDSLRDGLRVGSEEEARVTIESYRDQIDADKSAAAVTADRSKTGTDTSSANPATPEGETDGGRQTTGEGGR, encoded by the coding sequence ATGACGGGCATCCCCCTACATAGGACGGACTTCGAGACGATGCTTTCCGGGCACGGTCGCAAGGAGCCCGTCAACAGTCCGGGCCATGACACCCTGCCCCTGGAGAGTCGCGAGGGCGGTGACGCCAGGAGCGGGGCCACATCGAGCATCGCCTGGGGTGCGCGCACGGACGTCGGGCTGGTGCGCGGACACAACGAGGATTCCTTCCTTGTCCAGCCCCCCGTGTTCGCCGTGTGCGACGGAATGGGCGGCCATGCCGCCGGGGAGGTCGCCAGCAGCATCTCCGTGCAGACCATCGGCGCACGGGCGCCCATTCATGCCGACGACGTGCTGCTGGGCGCCGCCGTGGAAGCCGCCAATGCCGCCGTCATCGAGGGTGCCGCCCAAGGCCTGGGCAAGCCGGGGATGGGATGCACGGCATCCTGCGTGCACATCGAGGGCAGCAAGGTAGCCGTTGCACACGTAGGTGACTCACGCATCTACCTGCTCCACCAAGGGACCCTGGTACGGCTGACTCACGACCACTCCTATGTCGAGGAGCTGGTCGACGCCGGTGAGATCACCGCAGACGAGGCCCGGGTCCACCCCTCGCGCTCGGTCATTACCCGCGCCCTGGGCTCGGACCCGGACATGTACGCCGATCACTTCACGCTCGACATATCTGCGGGGGATCGCATCGTCCTCTGTTCCGACGGCCTCTCGTCCATGGTGGAGGACTCAGAAATAGAGGCGATAGCCGTGTCGAGCGCATTGCCTCAGACGGCGGCCGACAACCTCGTCGCTGCGGCGCTCGAGGCAGGCGGCCATGACAACGTCACCGTCGTGGTGGTAGACGTCAACGATGACGGACTCGCCGAGGTTCATCGCAGGCAGCGCAGGCGCTGGCTTTTTGACGCGGGCGTCGTCGGCCTCGTGCTCGCCGCTGCACTCATAGGCGTCAGCGCGGCCTTCGTTAACGCGTCCTGGTATCTGGCGGACCACAACGGGACCGTCGCCGTCTATCACGGCGTCCAGGGCGACATCCTTGGATTCCAGCTGTCGAGCCTCTCGTCCACGAGCTCCGTCGAGACGAAGGACCTCCCGACGAGCGTGCAGGACAGCCTGAGGGACGGGTTGCGCGTAGGCAGCGAGGAGGAGGCCCGCGTGACCATAGAGAGCTACCGCGACCAGATCGACGCTGACAAGAGCGCCGCCGCAGTAACTGCAGACCGCTCCAAGACCGGAACCGACACCAGCTCCGCCAACCCGGCGACCCCCGAGGGCGAGACGGATGGCGGCAGGCAGACGACGGGCGAGGGGGGCAGGTAG
- a CDS encoding FtsW/RodA/SpoVE family cell cycle protein → MHQPNTRRNIELGLLAVAAVPVLLLYAMYVTNMAIELSVASLAVPIGLCAAFVAAHVAVRKFAPGADPAILPIVFLLSGIGIAFVTRLAPNLAVSQVVWLFVSVAAMVATLVAVPSIETLGEYKFTMGIAGVALLLLPMFVGTEIGGSKLWIVLGPLSFQPGEVAKILIVLFLAAYLAENRELLSASSRRIGPVALPRPRMLAPMLVMWGIALLVVIFERDLGSALLFFTFFVIMLYVCTGRVSYVIAFLVLLLLGGAFCYTLFGHVQTRVQIWLDPFSDPSNKGLQIVQSLYSLADGKLTGAGIGRGMPTLIPVVESDFIFSAIGEEMGLLGASGVLICYILLAVRGLATAARAKSDVSAFTAVGLTAAIVVQAFLIVGGVTKLLPLTGVTLPFMSQGGSSLLASFIIIALLLKTGDEGTGREAPIQTTGTAERETYIPAEAGGHRAAVVRGSHARGSFGMLTPESGVLGRVALGNRLVALLGTFTLMFALLVANLTYIQVIRAGYYQNLPGNNHTIARTSSIKRGAIITSDGVTYAESTLQEDGRYQRSYPQGSVAAHTVGYLSTRYGASGIEASLNDVLVGHADYSSWTNALYSLAGTQMPGSSVVLTLNSQMQKAAENALEGYRGAVAVLDPTTGAVLAKASNPSFDLTNVDDAMTSDTTDGSLVDRATQTLYTPGSTFKALSLAAALDSGTATLESSYDAPASIDIGGAAVTNIDGEEWDSLTLKEALAYSANTVYGQLGTELGADRLVSYAKAFGYGSKLGQDFSTMASLMPDPSEMTEWETAWAAIGQPVGMHESPAGPQTTVMQNAVMVAAIANNGIAMNPYVVDHILSPEGATTSKTQAKSLGQAVSAQTAGQVKEAMLAVVEGGTGGAARVSGVRVAGKTGTAETSGTVSNSLFVGFAPYDQPTLAISVCLEGSEGQDVHGKAASVAGEVLAACLNVQALGAAS, encoded by the coding sequence ATGCACCAGCCGAACACCAGAAGGAACATCGAGTTAGGCCTGCTCGCCGTGGCAGCGGTGCCCGTGCTGCTCCTTTACGCCATGTACGTGACGAACATGGCCATCGAGCTGAGCGTGGCGTCGCTTGCGGTGCCCATAGGGCTTTGCGCAGCGTTCGTCGCGGCACACGTCGCCGTCAGGAAGTTCGCGCCCGGGGCAGACCCGGCCATCTTGCCCATCGTGTTTCTGCTCTCGGGCATCGGGATAGCCTTCGTCACGCGGCTGGCGCCCAACCTGGCGGTCAGTCAGGTGGTATGGCTGTTTGTCTCGGTAGCGGCCATGGTGGCAACGCTCGTCGCGGTACCCAGCATCGAGACATTGGGCGAGTACAAGTTCACGATGGGGATAGCCGGCGTGGCGCTGCTGCTGCTGCCCATGTTCGTAGGCACCGAGATAGGCGGATCCAAGCTCTGGATCGTGCTGGGGCCCCTCTCGTTCCAGCCGGGTGAGGTCGCCAAGATCCTCATCGTCCTGTTCCTTGCCGCCTACCTGGCCGAGAACCGCGAGCTTCTCTCGGCATCCTCCCGAAGGATCGGGCCGGTGGCCCTGCCCCGACCCCGTATGCTCGCCCCCATGCTCGTCATGTGGGGCATCGCCCTGCTCGTCGTCATCTTCGAGCGTGACCTGGGCAGCGCCCTCCTGTTCTTCACCTTCTTCGTCATCATGCTCTACGTGTGCACCGGCCGCGTGAGCTACGTGATCGCCTTCTTGGTCCTGCTGTTGCTGGGCGGGGCCTTCTGCTACACGCTGTTCGGCCATGTCCAGACGCGTGTGCAGATCTGGCTCGACCCGTTTTCCGACCCCTCCAACAAGGGGCTGCAGATCGTCCAGTCGCTCTACTCGCTTGCGGACGGCAAGCTGACGGGCGCGGGCATCGGGCGCGGCATGCCCACCCTCATCCCCGTCGTCGAATCCGACTTCATCTTCTCCGCCATTGGCGAGGAGATGGGCCTCCTGGGAGCCTCGGGCGTGCTCATCTGCTACATCCTCCTCGCCGTGAGGGGCCTTGCCACCGCAGCGCGAGCCAAGTCCGACGTCTCGGCATTCACCGCCGTCGGCCTGACGGCTGCCATCGTAGTGCAGGCCTTCCTCATCGTCGGTGGCGTGACGAAGCTCCTTCCGCTCACGGGCGTGACGCTCCCCTTCATGAGCCAGGGCGGCAGCTCCCTGCTCGCCAGCTTCATCATCATCGCACTGCTCCTCAAGACAGGTGACGAGGGTACGGGACGCGAGGCCCCCATCCAGACCACGGGCACCGCCGAGCGCGAGACCTACATCCCGGCCGAGGCGGGGGGGCACCGTGCCGCAGTAGTGCGTGGGAGCCACGCGCGCGGGAGCTTTGGCATGCTCACGCCCGAGTCCGGCGTGCTGGGGCGCGTGGCGCTGGGCAACCGCCTCGTCGCCCTCCTCGGCACCTTCACGCTCATGTTCGCCCTACTTGTCGCCAACCTGACCTATATCCAAGTCATCAGGGCCGGCTATTACCAAAACCTGCCAGGCAACAACCACACCATCGCTCGGACCTCCTCGATCAAGCGCGGGGCCATCATCACGTCCGATGGGGTCACCTACGCCGAGTCGACCCTCCAGGAGGACGGCAGGTACCAGCGCAGCTACCCTCAGGGCTCCGTGGCGGCACACACCGTGGGCTATCTTTCCACGCGCTACGGGGCGTCAGGGATCGAGGCCTCGCTCAACGACGTCCTCGTCGGGCATGCCGACTACAGCTCCTGGACCAACGCACTGTACTCGCTGGCGGGAACACAGATGCCAGGCTCCTCCGTCGTCCTCACCCTCAACTCCCAGATGCAGAAGGCCGCAGAGAACGCCCTCGAGGGCTACAGGGGAGCCGTCGCGGTACTTGACCCGACAACCGGAGCCGTGCTCGCAAAGGCATCCAACCCGTCCTTCGACCTGACGAACGTAGATGACGCCATGACCTCTGACACCACGGACGGGTCGCTGGTCGATCGCGCGACGCAGACGCTCTACACACCTGGTTCCACCTTCAAGGCCCTCTCCCTGGCAGCGGCACTCGATTCGGGAACGGCCACACTCGAAAGCAGCTATGACGCACCGGCAAGCATCGATATCGGTGGTGCGGCGGTCACCAACATCGACGGGGAGGAGTGGGACTCCCTCACCCTGAAGGAGGCCCTTGCCTACTCCGCGAACACCGTATACGGCCAGCTTGGCACGGAGCTGGGCGCTGACCGGCTCGTAAGCTATGCGAAGGCCTTTGGCTACGGCAGCAAGCTGGGCCAAGACTTCTCGACCATGGCGTCACTCATGCCCGACCCTTCCGAGATGACCGAGTGGGAGACCGCATGGGCAGCCATCGGCCAGCCAGTCGGCATGCACGAGAGTCCCGCCGGCCCCCAGACCACGGTCATGCAGAACGCCGTCATGGTGGCCGCGATCGCCAACAACGGCATCGCCATGAACCCCTACGTCGTGGACCACATCCTCTCCCCCGAGGGCGCGACGACATCCAAGACCCAAGCGAAGTCTCTGGGCCAGGCAGTCTCGGCGCAGACGGCAGGCCAGGTCAAGGAGGCTATGTTGGCGGTCGTCGAGGGGGGGACCGGAGGCGCCGCGCGCGTGAGCGGCGTCAGGGTCGCCGGCAAGACGGGCACCGCGGAGACGAGCGGCACGGTCAGCAACTCGCTGTTCGTCGGATTCGCACCCTACGACCAGCCGACGCTCGCCATCTCCGTCTGCCTCGAGGGTTCGGAGGGCCAGGACGTACACGGGAAGGCGGCGTCGGTCGCGGGCGAGGTGCTGGCGGCCTGCCTGAACGTTCAGGCGCTGGGGGCGGCGTCGTAG